From Paenibacillus graminis, a single genomic window includes:
- the cysI gene encoding assimilatory sulfite reductase (NADPH) hemoprotein subunit, translated as MANNESAVKPVGGPPSDVEHIKLESNYLRGALVETLSNPITGSLPEDDNRLLKFHGSYMQDDRDLRSERERSKLEPAFQFMLRVVAPGGVATPAQWLVMDELAHKYGNGTLRLTTRQAFQMHGVLKWNLKKTIKTINDTLMTTLAACGDVNRNVMSGPNPYQSEVHAEVYEWARRISDHLSPRTPAYHEIWLDGEKVVDSKEGVEVEPIYGPVYLPRKFKIGLAVPPSNDVDVFSQDLGLIAILEDGKLAGFNVSVGGGMGMTHGDTNTYPQLGRVIGFCRPEQVIDLAEKTVTIQRDYGNRSVRKNARFKYTIDRHGLEWFTGELQHRLGWALEPARSYHFEHNGDRYGWVKGVNGKWNLTLYIQSGRIQDTESSRLMTGLREIALIHDGDFRLTPNQNLMIANVSSAKKRKVVELAKQYGLTDGAHHSALRRSSMSCVALPTCGLAMAEAERYLPHLLDKLEPIINEAGLRDEEIIIRMTGCPNGCARPALGEISFIGKAPGRYNMYLGAGFTGDRLNKLYKENIDEKEILETLEPIIHRYAKERQTGEHFGDFVIRSGYVKAVTSGLNFHD; from the coding sequence ATGGCGAATAATGAATCAGCGGTGAAGCCCGTCGGCGGCCCGCCAAGCGATGTTGAACATATTAAGCTGGAGAGCAACTATCTGCGGGGAGCGCTTGTCGAAACGCTGAGTAACCCGATTACCGGGAGCCTTCCTGAAGATGACAACAGGCTGCTTAAGTTCCACGGCAGCTACATGCAGGATGACCGGGATTTGCGCAGCGAACGGGAACGCTCGAAGCTGGAGCCGGCTTTTCAGTTCATGCTGCGCGTAGTAGCACCAGGCGGTGTGGCTACTCCGGCCCAGTGGCTGGTCATGGATGAGCTGGCCCACAAATACGGCAACGGCACCTTGCGGCTGACTACCAGACAGGCTTTTCAAATGCACGGTGTACTCAAGTGGAATCTGAAAAAAACGATCAAGACCATTAATGATACGCTGATGACCACCCTCGCTGCCTGCGGGGACGTCAACCGCAATGTGATGAGCGGTCCCAATCCGTACCAGTCGGAGGTCCACGCCGAGGTCTATGAGTGGGCGCGCCGGATCAGTGATCATCTGTCGCCGCGCACGCCGGCCTACCACGAAATCTGGCTCGACGGTGAAAAGGTAGTGGACAGCAAAGAGGGCGTAGAGGTGGAACCGATCTATGGCCCTGTCTACCTGCCGCGCAAGTTCAAAATCGGCCTCGCCGTCCCTCCATCCAACGATGTGGATGTGTTCTCCCAGGATCTTGGCTTGATTGCCATTCTGGAAGACGGCAAATTGGCCGGGTTCAATGTTTCGGTAGGCGGCGGCATGGGGATGACCCATGGCGACACGAATACTTACCCGCAGCTTGGGCGGGTGATCGGCTTCTGCCGGCCGGAGCAGGTAATTGATCTGGCAGAGAAGACTGTCACGATCCAGCGGGATTACGGCAACCGCTCTGTCCGCAAAAATGCCCGCTTCAAATACACCATCGACCGGCACGGTCTGGAATGGTTTACCGGCGAGCTGCAGCACCGGCTGGGCTGGGCGCTGGAACCGGCACGGTCCTATCACTTTGAACATAACGGAGACCGTTATGGCTGGGTGAAGGGTGTGAACGGCAAATGGAACCTGACGCTGTATATCCAGAGCGGACGGATTCAGGATACGGAAAGCAGCAGGCTTATGACAGGCCTGCGGGAAATCGCTCTAATCCACGATGGGGATTTCCGGCTGACCCCCAATCAGAATCTGATGATCGCCAATGTCAGCAGTGCGAAGAAACGCAAGGTTGTGGAGCTCGCCAAGCAGTATGGATTGACGGATGGTGCGCATCATTCGGCACTGCGGCGGAGTTCAATGTCCTGCGTGGCGCTGCCGACGTGCGGACTGGCCATGGCCGAAGCAGAGCGTTACCTTCCGCACCTGCTGGATAAGCTGGAGCCGATTATTAACGAGGCGGGGCTGCGGGATGAGGAAATCATCATCCGCATGACCGGCTGCCCCAATGGCTGCGCCAGACCCGCACTGGGGGAAATCTCGTTTATCGGGAAGGCTCCAGGCAGATACAATATGTATCTGGGGGCAGGCTTTACCGGGGACCGGCTGAATAAGCTGTATAAGGAAAACATCGATGAGAAGGAAATTCTGGAGACGCTTGAACCAATCATTCACCGCTACGCCAAGGAACGCCAGACCGGCGAGCACTTCGGGGATTTTGTAATCCGCAGCGGATATGTCAAGGCGGTTACCTCTGGACTCAACTTTCATGACTGA
- a CDS encoding assimilatory sulfite reductase (NADPH) flavoprotein subunit, which produces MQLQVTNSPFNEEQVELLNRLLPTLTQTQQIWLGGYISAMTLQGAAAVSAAAPAVLAAPSASTAAAGGVVEPAISREVTVLFGSQTGNCQRLASSLSGKLKEQGFGITVSAMNSFKPNTLKKVENLLILVSTHGEGEPPDNARSFHEFLNSKRAPRLEHLRFSVLALGDTSYEFFCQTGKDFDQKLEELGGHRLSPRVDCDLDYDEQVAAWMEQVITALNGAGSAPAIAEEAVLAAEHAESLQSAYSRNHPFQAEVLENLNLNGRGSDRETRHLELSLAGSNITFEPGDALGVYPENHPRLVDEIIAAMGWGSEEPVPLNKKGEEGPLREALLRHYEITVLTKPLLEQAAKLSTAAGLHELLLPDRAPQLKEYIQGRDLLDLIQDFSPWDVPARSFVTILRKLPARLYSIASSYNANPDEVHFTVRAVRYESHGRERYGVCSVHCAERVQPGDTLPIYIQNNPNFKLPANPDVPVIMIGPGTGVAPFRSFLEEREEQGAEGKTWLFYGDRHFVTDFLYQTDWQRMLKDGVLTKLEVAFSRDTEEKVYVQHRILEHSHELYAWLQEGAHIYVCGDEKHMAHDVHSALISVIQEEGGLSPEAAAAYLDNLQQEQRYQRDVY; this is translated from the coding sequence TTGCAATTACAAGTTACGAACAGTCCTTTTAACGAGGAACAGGTTGAGCTTCTTAACCGGCTTCTGCCGACATTGACGCAGACACAGCAAATTTGGCTTGGCGGTTATATATCGGCAATGACCCTGCAGGGGGCAGCAGCGGTTTCCGCCGCAGCGCCCGCTGTGCTTGCAGCCCCGTCCGCAAGCACGGCAGCCGCAGGCGGTGTGGTAGAGCCAGCCATTTCCCGTGAGGTCACCGTGCTATTCGGATCACAGACCGGCAACTGCCAGCGCCTTGCATCCAGCCTGTCGGGCAAGCTGAAGGAGCAAGGGTTCGGGATCACAGTGTCTGCAATGAACAGCTTTAAGCCCAACACGCTGAAGAAGGTGGAGAACCTGCTGATCCTGGTCAGCACTCATGGCGAGGGCGAACCACCGGATAACGCACGTTCTTTTCATGAATTTCTCAATAGTAAAAGAGCCCCGCGGTTGGAGCATTTGCGCTTTTCAGTGCTGGCACTCGGGGATACCTCTTATGAATTCTTTTGCCAGACCGGCAAGGACTTCGATCAGAAGCTGGAAGAACTCGGCGGCCACCGTCTGAGTCCGCGCGTCGACTGCGATCTGGACTATGACGAGCAGGTTGCTGCGTGGATGGAACAAGTGATTACCGCTCTGAACGGTGCTGGAAGCGCTCCGGCTATTGCTGAAGAAGCCGTGCTTGCGGCAGAACATGCGGAATCGCTGCAATCGGCTTATTCACGCAATCATCCTTTTCAGGCTGAAGTCCTGGAGAATCTGAATCTGAACGGCCGCGGCTCGGACCGGGAAACCCGTCATCTGGAGCTGTCGCTGGCAGGATCGAACATAACCTTCGAACCGGGCGACGCCCTGGGAGTCTACCCTGAGAATCACCCCCGCCTGGTAGATGAGATTATTGCCGCTATGGGCTGGGGTTCCGAAGAACCTGTTCCCCTGAATAAAAAAGGCGAAGAGGGCCCGCTGCGTGAAGCGCTCCTCCGCCACTATGAAATTACGGTTCTGACCAAACCGCTGCTGGAACAGGCAGCGAAGCTGTCCACAGCTGCAGGTCTTCATGAGCTTCTGCTGCCGGACCGGGCACCGCAGCTTAAGGAATATATCCAGGGACGCGATCTGCTGGACCTGATTCAAGACTTCTCGCCATGGGATGTTCCGGCCCGCAGCTTTGTAACGATTCTGCGCAAGCTGCCGGCCAGACTGTACTCTATAGCCAGCAGTTATAATGCCAATCCCGATGAGGTTCATTTCACGGTACGCGCGGTACGTTATGAATCCCATGGACGTGAACGCTATGGTGTCTGCTCAGTGCACTGCGCCGAACGTGTGCAGCCTGGAGACACGCTGCCGATTTATATTCAGAATAATCCGAATTTCAAGCTTCCGGCGAATCCCGATGTGCCTGTAATTATGATCGGACCCGGCACGGGAGTTGCACCGTTCCGTTCGTTCCTGGAGGAGCGGGAAGAGCAGGGTGCAGAAGGCAAGACATGGCTGTTCTACGGCGACCGTCATTTCGTGACGGACTTCCTCTACCAGACGGACTGGCAGCGGATGCTCAAGGACGGGGTGCTGACGAAGCTGGAAGTGGCTTTTTCCCGGGATACCGAAGAGAAGGTATATGTGCAGCACCGCATACTGGAGCACAGCCATGAGCTGTATGCCTGGCTTCAGGAAGGCGCCCATATCTATGTCTGCGGTGATGAGAAGCATATGGCTCATGACGTACACTCTGCGCTGATTAGTGTCATCCAAGAGGAGGGCGGACTTAGCCCTGAAGCAGCAGCGGCCTATCTGGACAACCTGCAGCAGGAGCAGCGCTACCAGCGCGATGTGTATTAG
- a CDS encoding TetR/AcrR family transcriptional regulator → MSRETDLRVVKTKKLIRDALVSLIAEKGFDSVTINDIAGRAKINRSTFYLHYTDKYELLEKITSEITGKVTALITPAAHVQGGLLAVGDLTRNLEKILATVAEDALFYQIMLSGRGIHSFRFDLGSLLKQKLDEGFRDQPLISKDLFVELMSSLYLGAITWWLDNGMKYSPAFMAGQLVQLLTMGPAKVSGLVPGQI, encoded by the coding sequence ATGTCTAGAGAAACCGATTTGCGTGTAGTGAAGACGAAAAAGCTGATCCGGGATGCCCTGGTTAGCTTAATCGCCGAAAAAGGGTTTGACAGCGTGACTATTAATGATATCGCCGGCCGCGCCAAAATAAACCGTTCTACCTTTTACCTGCATTACACGGATAAGTATGAGCTTCTGGAGAAAATCACCTCTGAAATTACCGGCAAGGTAACGGCACTCATTACTCCTGCTGCTCATGTGCAAGGGGGGCTTTTGGCCGTCGGGGATTTAACCCGTAATTTGGAAAAGATACTGGCAACCGTTGCTGAAGATGCACTCTTTTATCAGATCATGCTCAGCGGACGGGGAATTCACAGCTTTCGTTTCGATCTGGGAAGCCTGCTTAAGCAAAAGCTGGATGAAGGATTCCGGGATCAGCCCTTAATTTCGAAGGATTTATTTGTAGAGCTGATGTCCTCATTGTATCTTGGGGCAATTACGTGGTGGCTGGATAACGGGATGAAATATTCGCCTGCGTTCATGGCCGGACAGTTGGTGCAGCTGCTGACTATGGGCCCGGCTAAAGTCTCTGGACTGGTTCCGGGGCAAATTTAA